Genomic window (Streptomyces cadmiisoli):
GCGTGATGCCGCGCGCCTCTCGCAGTCGCCTGAGTTGCGAGCCGAGCAGCATGCGCCGCACCACCGATCCGGGCTCTCCCGCGCTCACGTTCCAGCCTCCCCAACCGTCTTCAGGGCCCGCAGTCTGCCACTAAAACACTCCGAGCAGTACTCGTCCGATTACACAGACGGAAAGAAGCCAAAGATTCCGGCGATCGTTCGGCGAACGAGTGGGCAGGGTGGCGACAAAGGGGCGTATGAAGACGGCGGAAAAAATGACCACCAAGTGGTACGGGAGGGTCTAATTCGGTCACGTGCACGTGCATCTGCCCTTGCATCTGCTGTACGCATCCGAAACCATGGTCCCGCGCCACCGCTGCATCGCAACGACCGCGAATTCCCGGGAGTGCCTCGCATGGGGACGAATGGATCGACCATGCTCGAGCCGTTACGGCAGGGCCTTCCGCCGCTTGATCCCGCGGCAGTGTCCAGCGCCGCCTCCTGCGCTCTGCCCGCCCGCTACGAAGCGGTGCGCGAGGCACGGCAGTTCACCCGGCGAACGCTCGACCAGTGGGACGTCGGCGACCGTTTCGACGACATCTGCCTGGTGGTCTCCGAACTCGTCACCAACGCGCTGCGGCACGCCGTGCCGACCGCCGGCCCTCGCGTGCCCGAGGAGCCACCCGTGCGGCTGCACCTGATGCGGTGGACCGAGCGACTGGTGTGCGCGGTGCGCGACCCCAGCAACGACAGTCCGGTCACGCGCGAGGCGGACGACTTCTCCGCGGAGTCCGGGCGCGGACTGTTCCTCGTCGACTCCTTCTGCGACAGCTGGGGCTGGCACCCGCTCGCGGGCACGCTCAGCGGCAAGGTCGTCTGGGCGCTGTTCCGCCTCCCGCGCGACGCGTGACGAACCGCGGCACTTCCTGGTGCCGCGGTTCTACGCGCGTTACGCGGTACTTGGACACGATGCGTCCGAGTTATCCCGGAATACGGCACCTCACCCCGCGATCAGGTGGTCGAACTCCCCGTCCTTGATCCCGAGAAGCATCGCCTCGATCTCCGCTCGCGTGTAGACGAGGGCGGGCCCGTCCGGGAAGTTCGAGTTGCGCACGGCCACCCGCCCGCCCGGCAGCCGGGCGAACTCCACGCAGGAACCCTGCGAGTTGCTGTGCCGACTCTTCTGCCAGGCCACCCCGTTCAGCTGTGTGGCGGCCATGCCGTTGTACACGCCGGGCGCCGCGGCTCCTCGGCGCCCGTCACCGTCGTACACGTCACCGTCGTACACGTCACCGTCGTACACGTCGTGATCCACAGGTCGCTCCCCGGTGGTGCACTGGCTGGTGTGGCCATGGATGCAGTGGTCAACTGTGCCGGATCATAACCCTGTTCATGTGCAGATGCTTGAGCAGATGCACGTGCACGGGGGGTGTTCCTGTGGTTACAGCTCTGACGACCACATCACCGAAGCCGTTCCAACGCCTGCCCCCGGGATCGCATGCCATGCGACCGCCGGCCCTCGTCCATGATCTTCCGCGCCGTGGCCGCGCCGGATCGAACCCCTCGTGTATTAGGAACAGACGCGTGGCGCGCCCTTCCTGTTCCAGGATCCGGGTGCGGTGTTCCGAGAGGCCCGTGCGCCGCATGCCGAAGTCGGCGTCCCGAGAGCCTCTGGCGCCGCATGCCGAAGTGGCCGGCTTCCAGGGCTCGGACGGGCCGCGACCCCCGTCACGTGGGAGATTCCCCGCGCGGCGAACGCAGGGAATCTCCTACCCGCCCGGCCGTGTGGACGCCCAGCGGCTGGGACCGGGGATGTGCTCAGCGGCTGGGACCGGGGATGTGCTCAGCGGCTGGGACCGGGGATGGCTCAGCGGCTGGAGTACGGCAGCAGCGCCATCTCCCGGGCGTTCCTGATCGCGCGGGCCAGCAGTCGCTGCTGCTGGGCCGACACGCGCGTGACGCGACGGCTGCGGATCTTGCCCCGGTCGGAGACGAACTTCCGGAGCAGGTCGGTGTCCTTGTAGTCGATGTAGGCGATCCCGGCCTGGTCCAGCGGGTTGGGCCGGTTCCTGGCGGGCTTGCGGTCGGGCTTGCGGGGCATCGGGGATCAGACCTCCAGGAAGGTGTCGAAGGCGGAGGGCAGCCGCTGCCAGGCGTCCGGCCCGGCGGCGTACTCGGCATCGGTCAGCAGACAGGACTCCAGCAGCCGTTCCAGCCCGTCGCGGTCGAGGCCGGGCGAGGTGAAGACGAGGTGCTGGCAGCGGTCGCCGTGCTCGGGGTGCCAGTCGAGGGCCGCGGCGGCACGGCGCACCGGCGGCACCATTTCCCAGGCCGCGTCGGGCAGCGAGGACAGCCACGGACCGGCGCTCTCCACACACAGGGCGCCGCCGGCCGCGTCCCAGTGCAGCAGCGCGTCCGGCCGGTCGGCCAACCAGAAGCGGCCCCGGCTGCGGGCGGCGGCACAGGTCAGGTCCTCCAGCGCCGCGTAGAGCCGCTCCGGGTGGAAGGGGCGGCGGCGGTGCCAGACGAGCGTGGCCACGCCGTGCGCGTCCGCCTCTGCGGGCAGCCTGGCGCACGCCGGGTGCTGGGCCGCGGCGGCGGCCTCGACGTCGAAACCGGCGAGCGCCGCCTGCGCCAGCGTGGGCCGCGGCGGCCCCGCGCCGTGATCACCGGGATCACCGGGATCACCGGGATCACCGGGATCGATCGTGACCCGACGGGCGGTCGGGTGCAGTTGGTCGAGCAGCGCGTGGTCCTCGTCGTCGGCCTCCGGGGAGTCCAGGACGGCGAGCACGGGCGCGTACTCCAACTGCCGCGCGAAGGTGTCGGCGACGGTGCGCTGATCGGTGGCGGCCGCGGCGAGGCCGCGTTCGGCGAGGTCGTCGCCGTCGGCCAGACACGGCAGCAGCAGCGCCGGGTCGACAGCGGTGATCACACCGGTCACCGTCAGCCCGCCGGCCGTGACCACCTCCGCCATCGCCTTCGGCTCGACGGAGTCCCACAGCTCGACGACCGCGAGCGGGGTGCCGCCGCGGTCCGCGAGCCGCCGCAGCTCGGGCACCAGGTCCTCGCGCAGCGCGCAGCACGCGCAGTCGTTGACCAGGGGCGCCTCGCCGACGTCACGGACTCCGGTGGCGTCGCGAACGGTCCGGACGACCGTGCCGGCCGGCGCGGTCGCCAGGTCGTGATGGAGCACGACACTGCCGGGGACCTCGGTCAGCAGCCGCCGCACGGCCGCCCTGCGGGCGTCGGCGTGCAGCCCGCCGACGAGCACGACGGGGAGCTCGGGCATGGACTAGCCCTGCTTCCCGTACCGGCGCTCGAATCGCTCGACGCGTCCGGCGGTGTCGAGAACCCGGGCGGTACCCGTGCAGAAGGGGTGGCTGACGTTCGAGATCTCGACGTCGACGACCGGGTGGGTGCGGCCGTCCTCCCACTCGATCGTCCTCCCGCTCGTCATGGTCGAGCGGGTCAGGAAGGCGTGGCCCGCGGCGCGGTCGCGGAAGACGACCGGGCCGTAGTCCGGGTGGATTCCCTTGCGCATGGCGGTGGTCAGCGCTCCTCTCGGAAGTCGACGTGCCGGCCGGCGACCGGGTCGTACTTGCGCAGGGTCATGCGGTCGGGGTCGTTGCGGCGGTTCTTGCGGGTGACGTACGTGTAGCCCGTGCCGGCCAGGGACCGGAGCTTGACGACCGGGCGGAGTTCGTTGCGTGCCATGCTGCTATCTTACTGAAAATGAATTCCATTTACACAACCTGCCCCGAGAGGTACGTCACCCCATGTCCGCCCATTGCATGCTGACCGGCACCCGCCCGGGTTTCGGCAACCGCATCTCCCACTCCCACCGGCGCACCTCACGCCGCTTCGACCCCAACATCCAGACCAAGCGCTACTGGCTGCCGAGCGAGGGCCGGTACGTGCGCCTGCGGCTGAGCGCCAAGGGGATCAAGACGGTCGACGCGATCGGTGTCGAGGCGGCCGTCGCCCGTATCCGCGCCCGGGGAGTGAGGGTCTGATGGCGAAGAAGAGCAAGATCGCCAAGAACGAGCGGCGCCAGGAGACGGTCGCGCGGTACGCAGCGCGCCGCGCCGAACTGAAGGAGATCCTCCGGCGCCCGTCCTCGACGCCGGCCGAACGGCTCGCCGCGCAGCGCGAGTTGCGCAGGCAGCCGCGGGACGCCTCCGCCACGCGCGTGCGCAACCGGGACCAGGCGGACGGCCGTCCGCGCGGCTACTTCCGGGCCTTCGGACTGTCCCGGGTGGGTCTGCGGGAGCAGGCGCACGCCGGGTTCCTGCCGGGCGTGCGCAAGTCGTCCTGATAGGGACCGATCCCGTTACGGGCTGGTAGCTTGCTGCGATCGTACGGCGGACCCACTCACCCCTGGGGGCATGCAGTGAATTCGGCGACCTACGCGCGCGTGCCGGCTCGCCCACGGGTGCGGTTCGCGGCCGCGGCGGCGGCCCTGACGGGCCTGCTCGTGCTGACGGCATGCAGCGACGGGGACGGCGGTACGGACGACTCCGCGCCCAGTCCCCGCCCCAGCGCGTCGTCGGCCGGGACCGGCGGTGGCACCGGGGGCGGCGGTTCGTCGCCGACGGCCGGTGACCTGGAGGGCAGTTGGCTCGCCACGAGCGACGGGCAGGCGGTGGCGCTGGTCGTCACCGGCACCGACGCCGGGCTGTTCGCCACCGGCGGGACCGTGTGCAGCGGGCGCGTGGGCGAGGCGTCGGGAACACCGACGATCCGACTCGTCTGCGGCGACGGCAAGGACGAGCGCGGCACGGGGCGGGTCGTCTCCGTCGACGCGAAGACCCTC
Coding sequences:
- a CDS encoding ATP-binding protein; the encoded protein is MGTNGSTMLEPLRQGLPPLDPAAVSSAASCALPARYEAVREARQFTRRTLDQWDVGDRFDDICLVVSELVTNALRHAVPTAGPRVPEEPPVRLHLMRWTERLVCAVRDPSNDSPVTREADDFSAESGRGLFLVDSFCDSWGWHPLAGTLSGKVVWALFRLPRDA
- a CDS encoding DUF397 domain-containing protein, coding for MDHDVYDGDVYDGDVYDGDGRRGAAAPGVYNGMAATQLNGVAWQKSRHSNSQGSCVEFARLPGGRVAVRNSNFPDGPALVYTRAEIEAMLLGIKDGEFDHLIAG
- the rpsR gene encoding 30S ribosomal protein S18: MPRKPDRKPARNRPNPLDQAGIAYIDYKDTDLLRKFVSDRGKIRSRRVTRVSAQQQRLLARAIRNAREMALLPYSSR
- a CDS encoding CobW family GTP-binding protein, with protein sequence MPELPVVLVGGLHADARRAAVRRLLTEVPGSVVLHHDLATAPAGTVVRTVRDATGVRDVGEAPLVNDCACCALREDLVPELRRLADRGGTPLAVVELWDSVEPKAMAEVVTAGGLTVTGVITAVDPALLLPCLADGDDLAERGLAAAATDQRTVADTFARQLEYAPVLAVLDSPEADDEDHALLDQLHPTARRVTIDPGDPGDPGDPGDHGAGPPRPTLAQAALAGFDVEAAAAAQHPACARLPAEADAHGVATLVWHRRRPFHPERLYAALEDLTCAAARSRGRFWLADRPDALLHWDAAGGALCVESAGPWLSSLPDAAWEMVPPVRRAAAALDWHPEHGDRCQHLVFTSPGLDRDGLERLLESCLLTDAEYAAGPDAWQRLPSAFDTFLEV
- a CDS encoding type B 50S ribosomal protein L31 → MRKGIHPDYGPVVFRDRAAGHAFLTRSTMTSGRTIEWEDGRTHPVVDVEISNVSHPFCTGTARVLDTAGRVERFERRYGKQG
- the rpmG gene encoding 50S ribosomal protein L33, whose translation is MARNELRPVVKLRSLAGTGYTYVTRKNRRNDPDRMTLRKYDPVAGRHVDFREER
- the rpmB gene encoding 50S ribosomal protein L28 codes for the protein MSAHCMLTGTRPGFGNRISHSHRRTSRRFDPNIQTKRYWLPSEGRYVRLRLSAKGIKTVDAIGVEAAVARIRARGVRV
- the rpsN gene encoding 30S ribosomal protein S14, which produces MAKKSKIAKNERRQETVARYAARRAELKEILRRPSSTPAERLAAQRELRRQPRDASATRVRNRDQADGRPRGYFRAFGLSRVGLREQAHAGFLPGVRKSS